One Aegilops tauschii subsp. strangulata cultivar AL8/78 chromosome 7, Aet v6.0, whole genome shotgun sequence genomic window carries:
- the LOC109742719 gene encoding uncharacterized protein has product MASRLLAAASSSSSSSSPLARLISSRRMAGAADHHGSTKVNMWQEPLNPGNWKEEHFVLTSLAMWGAIIYGGLKVFGGKKEVKTEAGSAPAAAPAH; this is encoded by the exons ATGGCGTCTCGTCTGCttgcggcggcctcctcctcctcctcgtcttcctccCCCCTCGCTCGCCTCATCTCCAGCCGCCGTATGGCCGGCGCCGCAG ATCACCACGGATCGACAAAGGTGAACATGTGGCAGGAGCCCTTGAACCCCGGCAACTGGAAGGAAGAGCAC TTTGTGCTAACCAGCTTAGCGATGTGGGGCGCTATTATATATGGTGGATTGAAGGTGTTTGGCGGGAAAAAAGAAGTGAAAACCGAG GCGGGGTCAGCGCCAGCAGCAGCACCGGCACATTAA
- the LOC109742718 gene encoding uncharacterized protein has translation MGGARALACFLCVSISRRGRTARLVLWGGEARAAKHGTQAGQVMLDFAGTVVCLADGFYIGRPAPVLAIEDRLVAGATYLVLPVDRLPQGYDAVTAASLAALSYDKASPAGSIAGGPRSPFEYVKGEDGRRVIKVTPEFLVKAVTARPGCGGGGGGAEVDGEGACGGALCSTPELRKHYEQLVGSGRGRTWSPRLDTIKERKGRRLVAAVSPGRLSPVAVRLLGLGKGEFR, from the coding sequence ATGGGCGGCGCTCGCGCCCTGGCGTGCTTCCTCTGCGTCTCGATCTCGCGGCGGGGGCGCACGGCGAGGCTGGTGCTgtggggcggcgaggcgcgggccgccAAGCACGGGACGCAGGCGGGGCAGGTGATGCTCGACTTCGCGGGGACCGTCGTGTGCCTCGCCGACGGGTTCTACATCGGCCGGCCCGCGCCGGTGCTGGCCATCGAGGACCGCCTCGTCGCGGGGGCCACCTACCTCGTGCTCCCCGTCGACCGCCTGCCGCAGGGCTACGACGCGGTCACCGCGGCGTCCCTGGCCGCGCTCTCCTACGACAAGGCCAGCCCGGCGGGGTCCATTGCCGGGGGACCCAGGAGCCCGTTCGAGTACGTCAAGGGCGAAGACGGACGGAGGGTGATCAAGGTCACCCCGGAGTTCCTCGTGAAGGCCGTCACTGCGAGaccgggctgcggcggcggcgggggtggGGCCGAGGTCGACGGAGAGGGCGCGTGCGGCGGGGCGCTGTGCAGCACGCCGGAGCTGAGGAAGCACTACGAGCAGCTGGTGGGATCCGGGAGGGGGAGGACATGGTCGCCGCGGCTGGACACGATCAAGGAACGCAAGGGGAGGAGGCTCGTGGCGGCGGTGAGCCCCGGAAGGCTGTCGCCGGTGGCAGTCAGGCTGTTAGGGCTGGGCAAAGGAGAATTCAGGTAG